The DNA window AACTGCCTAGAAGACCTTTAAACTGCCCTTCATACCTTTAAAGTATTCAAGTACTATGAGCAATGTAAGGGTGAGAAAAGACAGGTAGTTTTTCCTGCCACTAGTTCCACTAGTCCTTGATTGCTATTTAAAATAGTTatgtaaaacaataaaatatatatatacataggGTTAGCCTTTTTTAGGCAATATGAAACCCTGCTATTCCAAAAAAATTTTTGGTTGTATGCCCCTTCACCCTAGCTAATCTGGCAGTTGAACTTCTTTAGGGGGAGCAGTCCTAACATGTATTGGGTTTGCgtggccaggttttggtagtGGGAGTCTACAGGGGtggtttctgtgagaagctgctggaatcttcctccatgtccagcagagccaatgccagccaGCTCCCACACAGACCCACCCCTGGCCAAGGCCAAGCTAATAAGAAATGGTGGCAACAACTCTGTGGTAACAcatttaaaaaggaataaaactaACTGCACTCAGAGAAGAGAGGAGCAACAATACAGGAGAGGAATAACTCTCCAGACACCAAGgtgagggaagaaggaggaggaagaatgaggttcctctgagctgctgtgaagaccatggtgaggcagcagtgcccctgGTGCCCATGGAGGAGGTTCATGGGagtgcagagatccacctgcacCTGTGGAGAAGACCGAGGCCAGATGCACCCAAAGCAGTCTGTGATCCACGGCAAGCCCtagctggagcaggctcctggcagggaccgCAGGACCCATGGACAgaggagcccacactggagcagggttcccaggacttgtgaccctgtggggacccaccctggagcagcctcCTCTTGAAGGACTACACAATGTGGAACAGTCACCCACACAGCAGCTACTTATGAaaagctgcagcctgtggaaaGGACTCACACTgcagaaggacatggaggggagGGACCCAtggtggagcagcagagcacctCCTCTCCCTGAGTAGAGGCAGGAACAACGTGTATTGAACTGACTGCAACCCCCTTCCCCCATTTCCTTGTGCtgatggggaggagaagggagagccTGGGAAGGAAGGACGGAGGGGTGGGGGAAGGTAATTTTAAggtcttattttacttctcattattcTGTTCTGAGTTTGTtaataataaattcaattattaACCCCAAGTTCAGTCTGTTTTGTCCCTGGTGGTAATAGGTGggtgatctctccctgtcagTATCTCGACCCATGAACCTTTCTCACTACAATCTGTCTCCTCTGTACAGTGGCAGAGTTACAGAGCAGCAAAACTGCATGAGGATAGAGGTAACATGCTGAAGAGAGGCAGAAAAGTAAGGTGTggcaaaaccaaccaaacaagccaacaaaacacaaaagagaaaaaagatgtGTGTTTGTTGTGGTTTGCAAGCTTACCTCTCCATCACAGGCTCCAGACAGCACAGTAGACAAACTTTTTGGATGTTTGGCCATGCAATTAACGCCATCTCTGTGGCCATCAAGTGAACTAAGAAAGGGTTTTGCAAACACACGTTCTAGCTTTGTGGCATTCAGAGCTCTTGTGTACTCTCGTGCAACCTCAAATGGATGCAATGCAGGGTCATAGTTCCTTGGAACTGCAACAGAAAGAACGCACATTAGaaacccatgctggagcaggtccagaggagagATGAGCAGATGGATGAGCAGATGGACTACCTCTCCCATGAGGAAGGGCTGgaagagctggggttgttcagcctggagaagagatggCTCAGGGCAGACCCCACTGTGGCCTCTCAGTACTTAAAGGGGGCTGTGAGAAAGATGGCGACAGACCTTTTAGATGGTCTGTTATGATATGACAATGAGTAACAGTTTTAAACTTAAAGAGGATAAATGTAGACTAGATAGTAGTAAGAAGTTTTTTACAATGAAATGGCACATGGCCCTTTAAGGTTCTGAGCAGTCTGATCTAGCTGAAGATGTCCCTGTTCTCcacagggcagggtgtgggaCTGTTCACCACAAGGACTTATCTAGTCCAACCTTCCAACCTACGAAACTCTATTATTCTGTGTGTAAAATCAACACAATTTTTGGCAGTTTTAATAATGAATGTGCAAGAAGCGGAACTCGATGCACCAGGAATGAAACAGCATTAAGTGCAAAAAACTGCAAAGGGTAACCTAGGAAATATCAAGAACAATCTCGGGGTACCAAATCAGCGATTAAACCCCCAGCCTCGCACTCCTGCTCTGACCAGGCTCTGGAAGACCCAGGCTCTGCCGCGCCGATGGGAGCTCCCGGCAGCCGCCGCCCCGGGCCGCGGCACGGCAAGGCAAATTCAGCTCCACAGAGGCCCCGCACGGGAATCCCCGCCTGGGAGCGGCACCCCGCAAGGAGGGAAGCCCAAGGCCCCTGCCCGAGCTCTCCGACTCTCGCTGCTAGCGGGCAGCGGCGGAGGGGACGGGACCGGAGCGGAGCGCGGACGACGGGCGCTCGAACGCCTTCCTGGGCCGCCGGCCTCATCCCTTCCGGGCGGGCCGTGCCTagggccgtgccgggccgtgcctAGGGCCATGCCGGGGCCGGAGCCACACTCACCGCGCTGCAGGTCCAGCTTGGTCTCCCTCACGTAGTCATCGGGGTTGCGGCTCAGCACCTTCACCCGCATCGCGCCGCGCCGGCACCGCTGCGCACGTGACCGGATGCGCCGCGCGGGCCGTTCTCGCGCGAGGCCGCGAGCCCCGCCGCggtcccggccccgcccccACCCCTGCGCGCGCGCGGCCGGCGATGGGTGCCGCGGGCCCCGCGTGCACGGCGCGCGAGCCGCCGCTGTCACGCGAGCCGCCGCTGCGCTCCGTGCTGCGGCACGTGCGGCTGGAGAACCTGGCGGCGGGAATGAGCGGCGGCGTCCTGTCCACCCTGGCGCTGCACCCGCTGGACCTCGTCAAGATCCGCTTCGCAGGTGAGGCCGGAGCGGCCGCCGTCCCGCGTTAAGGACTCACCGGCGTGCCCGAGCTCGCCGAGCCCGGCCCGGACCTGCCGGGCTTCCCGCCCACAGCCCGCGCTGCTCCGCCCGCCCCGTGCGCGGCTGCAGCGCCCCGGTGCCGGGGGCAGCCCCACGGCTTGGAATAAACCGGCCGTGAGCCGAGAGGGTGTCCCGTTCTCTCCCCCGCTATCCCGAGGTGCTCCTTGTCCCGTGTAGCGGCTGCCGCCTGTGCGGTGCCCCGAGCTGTCCGCGGGCACGTCGGGgagctccagcctctcccccTCCCGTGGCCGCCGGTGCCTGAGGCACCCGAGCGCTGCCCGCTTGAGCCGGCGGGCTGCCCGAGCCCACGTTCAAAGTTCACCTCTATGCCAGACATTTTCAACACTCAAAGCTAGCGGTGGTTCTGCAGTAACCTTGGCTGTTAACAATAGTGGTGTTGTTTTGCAGAAAACTCTGTAACTGGTTTGTTTCTCCACAGGGAAACATGGCAACTTCTCTTGACTTTTCTGCTGATTTGAGAAACTCGTCAACCATTTatcatattttctttcagagagGTAGAAACATTTTACCGTATCTTTGGATTGTTTTCTTAAATAGATACATGGATGTTTTAAGATCTGAACACCAAACTATGACAGGgacatttttcaaaattcaaaacGTTGCATGTCCTAGTTGGgcacatcctgggctgcattatGAGAAGCACAGCCAGCAGAAGGGCTCTCTTCTCTCTGTTTTCCATTTGTAAAACTATGTCAGAAGTACTGTGTTTATTTTGGGGCTCTCCAGGACAAGGAAGGAAGACAGTGACACACTGGTGTGACTGCAgtgaaggggctggagcacatgACACAGAACAGGATCCCTTTGGCCTCAGAAAGGAAGGGATGAGGGGAGCTAAAATTGTAATCTATGACAGTGTTCTTGGAAGACACAGAGAAGGTAAAGCCAGATTCTTGGAGATAGTTAGAAGGAGCTGAAAAGGAACAGGCACAAGCATGGATCATTCCAGTTATTTTACTGTGAGAatggtcaaatactggaaaagGTTGCCCAGACAGGCTGTAATCTCTTCAGCCATGGAAACATTCAGGAGTCAACTGGTCGTGTCCCTAAGTAACCAGGTCTAATTAGATCTGGTTTAAATACAGGTTTGGATTAGGTGGCTTTTGGAGGTCATGTACTTTCACATGCTTCTTTGGattgaaaataataattcctgtgttttgtcttcaatgagggagcaggagctgataTCAGAAATGAATGTTGTTGAGATTCTTGGCAGCATCATTGACAGAAAGACTTGCATTCATGTGTCTGATTTGCGATCTTGTTTCATATGTTTATAAACTTGACCTAGTGTCTGCATGGTAAAAATTTCACAAATGTCTTTGGGAAAGGTCTAGCAGCACttaggaaggagaaaagaggtGTTTGTGTTCTAGCTTTGAGTGGTTGTCAAGGTGTCGAGGTGTTGTCACACTGTGCTCAGCAAAAGCATTTTGTCTTTAATGCTGAAGTCTGTCACAATGTCTATGGGACAAAGAGTTCAAAAGGAATTAGTAATAATGTGGCACTGAACAGAAGATGCCTGTTTACGAGGATTAATTTTGGTGGGGACACAAAAACTACACTTCTTGTAAAACTTTGAGATCAGTTTTCAGTACAGTTGCAGTCTAGCCATATGTCTGTAGTAAGAATGAAAGCTGCTGCTATGTTGGCATCACAGAGTAATTTAGGTCAGAAGAGAGCTGAGGAGTTCACCCCCTACCCAGATAAGCTCTGCTTAGATCAGTTTGTTCAGTCTTGTGCACTGGAGTTTTGAGTAGCTCCAAAGATGCTCTTCAGGCAACTTTTTCAAGTATTTGGCCATTCTGCTGGATAAAAAGTTCTGGTCAAAATTCCCTGTATTTCAGCTTGTGTCTGTTACCTCTTGTCATCTCACCATGGACTGCATCACATACCTCATCAGTAATCAACTTACTCCTTTGTTGTTATGGTAGGAGCAATAGTAGTCACCACTCCAAGCTTTGTGGATGTCCATGTTCTACATGATCTGTCAGACAAAAACTtgttgttttctgtatttttgaagTGGTATTTTCTAAACATTTGGACAACCAGCTGTTAGGTTATTAGGTGGGAGAAGAAGCCTTTGTGTATTCTGGTAAAAACTGACTTGGGAATCAGTAAGATGTGACCCATTGCTTTATAGAACATTTTAAGGAGAAAATTTGAATTTAAGGGTTGTTACTTAGGACTTGTCTAAACAACTTAGAGAAACATGTCAAGGATGCCATCCATATCACTTGAAATATGATGCACAATTGCTGGAGTGCTAAaaagaagacacagaaaactTCAGATCTGCTGCTCATCAAAAATGTACAAAAGTGCATTTACTTAGGCTTGTCAGATTAATAGGAACTTTCCTCTTACTGAGCTAAGTAGTTAtctctggtttttatttcttttccccccctttttttcctaagtTCTTCAGCTCTAAGCTTATAAAGCTGTAAACCTCAGCTCTTGCATACTTGTGAAATAACACTCATGTAATACAGTTGATCAATTATGTTTCATGTTCATTTATTGCTTTGGAGGCTGTGGACTCCTGGGTTGGCTTGGAGGCAGTTGAACTTTATGCTTCCCAAAACGTTTTCCATTTCTGTCTTTTGTAGTAAGTGATGGATTGGAGCTGAGGCCAAAGTACAATGGAATTCTTCACTGTATGAGCACAGTCTGGAAGCATGAGGGGCTTCGAGGCTTGTACCAAGGGGTGACTCCAAACAtggtgggagcaggagcctCCTGGGGACTTTACTTCTTCTTGTAAGTACAACTGTAAAATGTGTCACTGCCTGCACAATGCAGTGTTCAGATATACATTGCATCTTCTTTGTGAGGTATAAAAATGTGCTAAGGGACTTACAAACTTGTCATTCTCTTAGCTAGTCCAGGTCTGTTAACGTTTATTATGGTTTGCTGGTTTAGAATTTAAAGCAGTTTGAGTCAGAGAGTTGTTCCTTTGTCAGATACAGTGCATTCCCTTGCTGCTGTGAAAGTACTAAGGAATTTGAGAGGTGGTGATACTATTCAGAAAGAATTCTCTAAAAGTGCCAATACACTGTTCTTAAAACCCCATGAAAAACAAGAATCTAAATTGATTTCTTGAGATCAAAGAGTGTGAAGTTTTCTACTAAAACTAAATGTTTGATTGTTTTTAATCATTTTAGTGACAGTTTTTTCATTGTTCTTGTCAGTTCATAGGCTTTGCTTTTAAAGcccattttttaatattctacTTTATTAACTCTGTTAATACTTATCCCTATTAATTCAAACATTTTAGGGACTAGTTAGCTGGCATGCCTATGCAAAGCTCACTTCTCAGTTGTCTAGACTCTATTATTGTTTTACTTGAGTCCTTAAGCTTTGCTGTAGATTGCTATTGACACTTCATCTTCTGTTGACAATTCCTTAATTCACAAAGATTGCAAACTGGATCAAGAGAAGAATGCTCAGTGTATTTCTGAGCTAGAGGGTCAATACCTAGCACTGTGGGTCCCactaaaattctttttaaagttaattCTGGATATCTGATAATTTTCAAGATGCAGTCCCATTGATACTGACAGTTTAATTTTacaatttaaatatatattaccATAGTTCACTTTAAAGAGCTGACTGCTCAGAGACAATGAATCAATTAAATAACAGTagtttggatgccttttcctcaAAGGCTGTGTACCCCTATGATCTTAAGTATGTCTTAGGTATGTCATTCTGGATTGGGTTTTTTGTGATGTGGGTCTGTGTTCACCTTCACTAAACTATGTTGTACATTTTCCAGTTACAATGCCATCAAAGCTTACAAGAAGGAAGGGAAGATGGAAAGTCTCAGTGCGAGCGAACACCTAGTGTCAGCTGCGGAGGCTGGTGAGGTTAAATGCAAAAATTAATGTTCACTTGTAGCTGTTCCATATGCTGCTACCTGCCTTTCTGTGTCAGTGCAGCTTTTTCTTACAGATGGCAAGTGTTCCAGCCCAGACGCAATAGTTTGTTGTctgtaaataaaacaaagatGTCTAGCACAAATAGGTGGGTCACTGTGGTCCTCCAGTTTTGTGCAGAATTAGCAGTTGACAAAATGTCTTTTGTCCTAGTTTTCATTCTGTGTAGGCACTTTACATATTTAGTACTGTATTGGGTCCCAAAATGTAACTATGGAAATCTGCTGCTATCAGATTGTTAACTTGTTAAATATTTAACACCTGGACCTGGAAAGGAGGTGGCCTGTTGAATCatggaatgttttgggttggaagggaccttaaaaataatCTAGTTCCAGCCCCCTTGTCTttggctgggacacctcccactagaccaggttgctcaaagccccacccagcctggtcttgaacacttccagaggtgGAGCGtccacagcatctctgggcaacctattgcagtgcctcaccactgtcacagtaaagaatttttgcCTCgcatctaatctaaacctactctctttcagtttgaataatacccccttgtcctgtcactacatgctgtACAGGCAATTTGGAAAACTTCATTAGGATTTTGAAGCATTCATTTAACGTTGAAATATAAGGCATATTGTTTGAATGAAATGTCATAATGGATTCTGTCACAATGGTATTTTTAATAACCTATAAAGCTATAAGAGGTTCTTGCTGTTAACCTGTCAAAATTATTAAGCAAATCTCACATCACTGAGGTATCCATTAAATTTTGAATTATTGTATACTGAAGAATAACTCAGATAATCTGTGGTACATTAAGAAGCTGCATTTACTGTCTACTCAGATTATACTACCAACTGTGGAAAGGTGAAGCAAAAAAGGGACTGTACTAGGAATATGGAAAAATACTTGTGCCCTGCTAGAGTACCACAGCAGGAGAGAACTGGACTTGACTGTGAGCTTTGAAGGGGGAGAAAGGGAGCAATAGAGGGCATAAACTTCACCTGTTTTGAACAGTATGAGTACTCTGGTAGGAGAAGTAGTTTTGTCATTGTAGAAGCCTGTGCTATATTGGACTGAACAGACTGGGACAATCTGCAGAGTTGGCATAACAATGGGAGTAACTTCTGTGTGTTCCCAGGAGCCATGACCCTGTGCATTACAAACCCAATCTGGGTAACCAAGACTCGACTTGTGCTACAATATAACGCTGGCGTGGATCCATCCAAGCGGCAGTACCGAGGAATGTTTGATGCTCTCATAAAGATATACAAGACAGAGGGCATCCGTGGCTTATATAAGGTAATCACTTTGCAGAAAAATTCCATGATTGCCTGGCACCACCCAGTAGCATGGTGAGACTTCTAAATATTtgtctacaaaaaaaaaattgtaacagCTCACTTTCATTCTGTGAGTCTTTCCCACTGAAGAACTGCAGCAAAAAGGCTTAGTCAGAAGAAAAGCCATTATACTGGTGATAAActgctttgtaattttttttgaaTCATCCTATAATTAGAATTTGGATAAGCAGGTCAGCAACAATGTAACCTATGTTGCTGGCAGTGCTTCCTTGCATTTTATCCCTTATCTCTGTATTTCTAACCTCTTCTAGAAGATAACATGACTAAAGTACTTGCtaattttttcttccacaaTGGATAGTTTCACAACTGCTTATTTGCCCTCTGGTTATTGATGTCTGTAATCTGTCAGCTCTAGATACATTAAATTTGCAGACTTCTAAATAGGGCCTGCATATGTGTGAGGTTTTTGTTCCCTTTAATTTAGGGAAATAGGTGGCAACAAGATTTGGACTTTTTGCCTCCTCCTCTCTTCAGGTCATGACATCAAGATGCATTCATCAGTGCCTGGAAGTTGTGAAGAAACCTATTTTAGTTCAGGCTGGCTCTTCTCCTGCAAGTAATGCtgcagaatcatagaatcatagaatggcttgggttggaagggatcttaaagataTTCTTGTTCCAACACCCCTGTGATGGGCAGGTTtaccttccactagcccaggctgctcagagcccatccagcctggccttgaacactgccaggagTAGGGAACAAGACCACTTTCTCTTAGAAATTATCCTGACTACTGAACATtagcttattttattttcagtgaaaaatgtgATCCTTCTTATTCTTGCATGCTTCATGGCAATGATTGCCAAATTCTAACACCAGGAACAGAGCACCTTACTTATTCCTAAATTGAAATTGTCAGGTTTGCCTGCCTGGATGTCTGCTCTGTTCCATGTAGATAAGTTCTGATTTCTTGGATCTGTTAGGTTTTAAGATGTCCTTCCACCCTTCTTTTCAGATTATTCCTGCCAGTAGCATGTGTCGCCTTTGGCACTAGACACTTCTTTGTAGTGTTAATCTGCAAATGTGGGACTAAAGCAGCTACTTCCTTTGAAAGAGCAAATTACTTGCTTAAATCTGCAAAGAAGGTGACCTAAATAGGTCCTGAATGACCTACATAAGTATGCACACTGTGCAGCTTCCATTTGACGTCAGGACTGTCTCAACCTTGTCTGTACTGGGGAAAAAGGCACTTCTTCAGGTGGCTCATGGACTTGTACATGATTTAGCTTCCCCCATTTCAGTGTTTCGgggagcttttatttttcttgctctaTTTGAAATTGTACAGCTAAAGCTTTGTTAATTGCCCTGAGTCAGGAGTTGTAGTACACGCAattgtcttctttttcctcataATCTTCATTTCAGATAGCATTCCTTGTAGCAGATATGGGGATATCAGGTAGTACCACCTTATGGTAAATGAAGGGATCTCAAACAGAGCAACTGTCTCAGATagaattggaaaaaaatctggaaagaGTTTCTGTTTGAGATTTGTCTCCTTAGACAATAAAGAATGGAATTTCTGACCAAGCAATTCAATATTGCTCTTTACTGCACAGATGCTGTTACTGATCTGAGCAAATCCTTTCAGTCCTTTGAGGTACAAATGGGTTATGTCAGGCTACATCAATCTTTCTAGCAGGGATCAAAGCTGTCTTTATTAGCTCTGCTGGGTATTGATTGTTCATCAAACAGTTTGCCTGAATCTGGGTTTCTTAGTAAGTTGTTCCTCTTGAACTTGGCCTGGTTCTGAAAAGGCAGGAGGAGTCTCCTTTGCTCATTATCCCAGTAATCATCCAGTCAGTGATCTTCCACACACTCCATCCACTGGGCTTTGTGTTTTGGCCCCCTGatgacagagctgctctgctgcacaccaGGCTGAGTTAAAAAACAGCTTGGGGTTATGTACTTTGAACACACCCATGGATCTGCTGGAGATTTGAGCTCTAAAAATTGCCTTGTCATTAATGAATGCAACCATCTCCATTTTATGAGTGCTGTGTTGTTCTTTTCAAGCATAAGGTAGGAGTGCCCAAACATGGTAAAATAGTTGTAAGATTGTAGGATTGGTGCTCTTAGGAAAACCTAAAATATCTCTGAGCTATTGAGAAACTGTTAGATGTATATTCTAGAGTGACTGGCTACTAAGACATCAGTCAGGAATGCAACTAGCATCCTTCATGGCCTCTGTATTTCTGtatgtgcatttttttaattctcttttattGATGATATAGAAGCAGCAGTTGGAAATAGAGCAATGCTTAATAAACAAGAGTAAAATACCAGGAAATTTATAAAATCTAAGGAGATTAAAGTAAAATCCAGGTTCATCAAGCCAGAATAATAATGTAGCATGCTGACAACAACAAAAGTCATATGAGTAATGTGTACTCATTACCAAGTGAAATATATTTGGGCACTTCTGTGTTGGCATTTCACTTTTGGTAGGCAAGATTCTATGCTCTGAGGATAAAGTACTTTTCCTGGCCCCTCAGTGGCTAAGGCACTTAGCTCTCTGTATTTTGCATGCTTTgcttctgttatttttcttcttgtaaaTGTGAAGCTTGTAAGCTTTCTATATCTTTGTACTTGTACATAGCAAAATCCATTGAGATTTAGCCATCTTGATTTTAATTTAAGTTGCGGGTTCTACACAGAGACATAAGCATAAGTGGCTTTCACATAAAAGATGGTAACATTTTTCACCATGAGGGAATCAAGATGGTAATGGCAACTTCAGTGTCTTGTCTGCACAAGTTGTCAGTGCAGGGCACTCAGATGCTGCAGGTCTCTGACACACTGAGAGCCCAAATGAAGGCAGCACTGGAGAGATTACAAGAGGTATTTGCTGCATTCTTTTGAAACAGACAGCAGAGGCTGTTCTGGCTTGAGTGCTGTCAAACACTTGAGGCAGTAATGTGAGTACCACATCACCAAATGAACCTTGTTCCCCTCTTTACTAAGAAGCACAGGTTTTCCAGTGTGTACATTTgcctgtgtttctttttattgtgATGGGTAACCTTTGAAACACTAACCAACAAgacattttcttcttgtctgGATTTTCAGCACTTAAAACACTTTACGccaactttaaaatatttctttattccCACTGTCTGCTACTCAGAATTATGTGCATTTAAATTTCTAAttatagaatataaatatagaaCTATATTTAATTCCATCTATTGTTCTAATCCATTGAAAGAGAATTCAAGTAAGACTTCTTTGAGGAACCATTCATCTTGTCATGTTTTCATTggaaaaatcaaatattaaagtagaaaaataacAAGAAGTACGTGAAGTTATTATAAAATTTCTCTTTACAGTCATATTATGTATCTAAGAATAAGAAAATAGAATATGTTTCAAAAACTTCCCCAGCCAAGATATCTCAGTGCTGTGAAGTCAGTTTTGCTTTGAAACATTTTTCCGTAAGAATGCATGATTTTCTATGATCAATAAAGGTCTGGGTCAGCTCCTATTTTTCTGAGGCACATTGGCTGACAGTTGCCTCACTCCcttcttgcattttttaatattggCCCGACATTAAAAGTCCCTCAGTCTTTGGAAGCTCAGCACAAGACTTTAGGTCTGCTGGTATTTGTGTATGAAGTACAACCAGTAGATGCTTTAGGACTCAAGGGTGCAAGTTATCCAAATCTTCTGGCTGAAGTTTAAGAGTTTAGCTCTCTTTAAGGTTGTTTAACATTCTTCTTTTGTTGGCAGGAAAAGTATTACCTCATTTTTCTATGATATAAATACATTGTTCTAATTCTTTCCAAGTGGAGAACAATTACTTCCACTGTCTTTTAGTTGTTTTACTGATTAATCACTGAGAAATGTTTGTGAAGATTTTCCCTGCTATCACTGTCCATGAGTTTCATACTGGTTTTGCTGACccagataattttttctttgacatttttgtatagtttttttttcttcttctgctgtttttatattgcttttattttcttctctgatcCAGGATTTCTGAAAACCAAAGTTGTCTTTTTCCCTCTGTTGGGCCCTTTGGCTTCAACTTCACTTTGTGCTTACAGCTGACAAAATACAGATAAGTGGTTTCATTCCACTTGTTCTCATTTGaggaaggtttttttcctgggactTTCATTAGCCTTTAATGCATTTCATTAGTTTGTGATTACTGATGTTGAGTTCATGACCATTTTTTCTTACTGTGAGAAGCAGAAATTCTAAAAAGTCATTTCCTGAAAGACTGAAAAACCTTAGAAATCTATATGTAGCATTTGGAAAGCTGATCCCTGAAGTGGTAATTTGTGTATTATCCATGCAGTTTTTGTGCCTGCTGTAGTTttagttgttggggttttttctgcaatttaggagttttattattttgtctTGTTAACACTAATTCAGTGGACTCCTTCAGAGATCTCTTCTCCTTTTCACCTTCTCCAGGCTTTTAATCATATTCTGCTTAAGTCAGACTAAGTCTTCAACATTTTGGGCTTGACTTTTAGTCTAACACAGACTTTGGCATctgaacacatttttaaattccttttttttgccCAAATGGATCATGGGAAATAAACTTTGATTCTTTAAGTCCTTTTAACCACATTTTGAACATTTTACTGTTACAATTGTTCCCTAACAGTTTGCAGCAAGCTTTAGAGTCCCTTTCTGGCCAAGATGATTAATCCTccatttatttgtgtttttcaaTGCAAGTGACCAACTCTTCAAAAAGAATTAGTGCTTTTCAGAACCCCTGCAGCTGGCAACTCATTTTAGTGGAGCTAGTCCTGGTCCTGGGAGAACTCCTGTCTTCTCTTTCTTGTGGACACAGTTCAGAAAGTACCTGTTTTCCCCCTTCATTTCAAGTTTTTTGAACCTAAAGCTTGTGTATTTTCATGTGTTTGTGTATGTAAGAAAgacagtgctggagcagctcactCTCTTGTCCCACAGGGACATGTTATGGTAGTGGACCTGGCAGTGTCAGGTTTATGGTTAGATTTGATAATCctaaagatcttttccaaccaaaatgattctatggttctataTAGGCACAAACATTTTTAGTCTAGAAATATATACATCTCATAGACACACATTTTTGTAGAGACACTCATGCAAACACATGCCTATCTATTTCCCAGGCTCAATCACAATAATGTTTTGTACCTCTGCTCCTGGTGGCTCTTCTCTGAGTTGCCAGCATCTGTCATTGCTTTACCAGTCTCAGGTGGAACCAGACCCCTCAGTGCCAGTCTCTGGAAATGTGCACTGAGCTTGATTTGTGGTCTTGCAGTCCTAATCTGTGTTACCAGCTTGTTCTCTGTGAGGTGGAGTCTCTGGGCCACTTGTTTCATCCCAGTGACT is part of the Ammospiza nelsoni isolate bAmmNel1 chromosome 1, bAmmNel1.pri, whole genome shotgun sequence genome and encodes:
- the SLC25A32 gene encoding mitochondrial folate transporter/carrier isoform X1, coding for MGAAGPACTAREPPLSREPPLRSVLRHVRLENLAAGMSGGVLSTLALHPLDLVKIRFAVSDGLELRPKYNGILHCMSTVWKHEGLRGLYQGVTPNMVGAGASWGLYFFFYNAIKAYKKEGKMESLSASEHLVSAAEAGAMTLCITNPIWVTKTRLVLQYNAGVDPSKRQYRGMFDALIKIYKTEGIRGLYKGFVPGLFGTSHGALQFMAYEDLKERYNKYRNRVSDTKLNTVEYIMMAAVSKIFAVVATYPYQVVRARLQDQHNTYSGVFDVIHRTWRKEGVHGFYKGIIPNVIRVTPACCITFVVYENVSGFLLGFRKENN
- the SLC25A32 gene encoding mitochondrial folate transporter/carrier isoform X2; the protein is MATSLDFSADLRNSSTIYHIFFQRVSDGLELRPKYNGILHCMSTVWKHEGLRGLYQGVTPNMVGAGASWGLYFFFYNAIKAYKKEGKMESLSASEHLVSAAEAGAMTLCITNPIWVTKTRLVLQYNAGVDPSKRQYRGMFDALIKIYKTEGIRGLYKGFVPGLFGTSHGALQFMAYEDLKERYNKYRNRVSDTKLNTVEYIMMAAVSKIFAVVATYPYQVVRARLQDQHNTYSGVFDVIHRTWRKEGVHGFYKGIIPNVIRVTPACCITFVVYENVSGFLLGFRKENN